TATGAAGTTGATCGCTCCGTTTAAAAGCGCCAAAAAGTCCATCAGTTCTCCAAACAAATCGTAGCATCTTTTAAAGAAACACCAGCCCAATAATCCGCTCATCAGACCCAGTATGCCTTGTGGCAACTCCGTTACGAGGAAGAGCAGTAATACTGCCAGCAACATCTTCGTCGTCCTGTCCGTTCTTTTATCAGCTTTGTTCTGCCTCTTGACCATTTTCTCAGCTGCAGGACATGCACTGTAATTCCTCAGGTTCTTCTGGTGTCTGTTTGCACTGTACAGTGCGCGGATCAGCCATATGCTGATGACTGTTAAAATGGAACATGGCAGGAGTTTTATAACCACTGCGTGCACCCAAAAATTTGCTTGATATAATGTGCCTTGGTAGTCAGAGTCGACGTGGTAGGCTATGTCGGGGTTTCCGTCCACATCAGTTACGTTTTTCGTATGAATGTCAAATACCTGCGAACAAATATGAGCATTcgatgttaattaaatattgtatggaAAACATCGCAATGCCGGctctcatttttattttcacgaaTGGTGAATTTGCATGATTCTTAATTGAATTCGTAGGACAAaagaacaataattttatgtaaattaaaatacacttCGATTATTGTATTGGCACTACTGTCGACATTATTTTACTGACCATAAAAGTTGGAGTACATAAAATAGGCGGCAATATAAAACTGGCAAGGATTGCCATGCTGCACCGTCTCTCCGTGCACAGCACGTGACTCCTGTCGGAGtatctgtaattaaataaatacattttaataattttttttttgtccattatgacatccacgggagaatatggTGTACCttttctagggcggaaccacaagccacaaaattgattttcgttcataattattcaaacataactttattaaacAGTGAATCGAGGATCTttgaagtatttaaatataacattttgcgataaactaatttatttccttcgcttagcaaaattttacattttgatagGACATCCTGCAAAAATATCCAGTTGTAAATGAGCTATAAAATCATGTATACATTTAACTTTAGAAAACAATTGGTATTTTAGAGTTAACGATAACTAAGTACATTCGACCGGACACCAACCTAACTCATTGCAAAATCGCTGCTATTGCCGACGCATGGTCAAGCAGGTAACTTGATATGCAGTTGATTGTACTTagcatattattaaaatataagcaGCCCGTCTCGACTTTGCTCGGGCAAAAACATGACAAATTATACACTTGAACCTTCCACAGTTTACGTTGAAACTCATATAGATTTCTCTTTTTGGCACACGAACTACGATAATCTTAGGAAAATATTGAACCAAATTCGAATACTACCTGCTTAAAATAGTAaagtatgaatataatattgtgtaaTTGGGGTGAGGAGAGCAAAAATCATGTGATAGcgtactttttgaaaaaaaaacacgaataattttatatgattaGACACTTAAAAACGATAGCAAAGAGTACCCAACCCCTTTTTTACTCACGCCATAAAAATACTGAGTACTTTTCGTCGACAAAAACGCCATATTTTCCATCACATTAGGGTTTTATGATAGGGAAAGAGTGCATATCCGAAAAAAATATGCCGAATTCGGAAACCACTGATCTGACATCAGACGTTCAaactatttagttatttttagagACTGAAACTGAAATGAGtgtatttgtgtttgtgaaattttgaacatatattaaagttaaaatgttataaatataaataaattgcatgTGGTTtacgtattattataatttccgTAACTTCGGCGTCAAAATTACCCGTTACTTAAATATTCATCTTTCAAACTTCAATAATGGTGTGCAgggaataaattatgatttattatagaggtatataaaaagaaacctCGGATGATCGACTTCTTTTAGCAAAGATATACACAGTATTATGTGCACACATTAGTTTCTTATTATTCAATGCTTTATAATGTTCCTTCTATTGTGTGTAAAACATTATGCCATATATATAACGTGTTGTGCTGAACAAGCTCTGTATTTGGCATTAGACTTTATTTAGGTCAGAATTCGAATATTTCAAATCTGTTTGTAGAggattataaaaacaatactcCAATGCTCGACTTCCACTTatcaatttctaattttagagcaatttttatctttcttaTCTTTAAAACGTcgactttttgaaatttttattttcgatataagtatctaatttattaacatgGTTGCTGTAATGTAGGTAGATTATTTTGCTATGTTAGCTTTGTCTGCAGTCAGTCTTGAATAAACGTTGCTACCATAAACTCGTGTCTCATTGCGTCCCATGTAGCTACAGTATAGTTGCCAAATTGAAAAtgggtaataaaataaattttacttactttataGCAATGTATCTCCATATAGCCAACGAGAGAGTCAGACAAATAGATGCAGTATGCAGTATTTGTGCAAAATGCATGTGAAACAGCAAGTACATCGCCCACGAGTAGGGGAAGTCCCATTTCCCTGGCAGAACCTGGAGAAATATTAAGTTATTCATAGAAGTAGCTCGAAGCTAGACGgggatattttttcaatatcctATTGTTGTCTGAGAAATAAATGGAATCGAACAATACTGTTGCAATGAATACAGAAGTAGATCTAGATCTAGACTAGATGATTGAAAGGTAGTAGAtgttctatacatatatattataacttataaaCGATAGCAAAGAGTACTACATGTACGTTCCGAAATATCTATGTGGTTatgtcaaattaattataaaatctgtGTCTATCATACTTAGTTCAAACTGGACGGATATATGCATTTAAGGAGtaacattatacaaaatagtttcattcattcagcttcaagtttttatttagaaagaaGACACGTCACACAAGTAAATTATCGTCGTGGACATTTCATGATTCGATTCACTTCAGGATATTTTGAACAAACATCCTTGATATGAGGTTATTGACATAGATTTGTTTATGTTGTTGTGATCTGTGAGAAAATTTCTTTAGTACTCCTactaaattagtaaaataattacaacgaatatactcgtattattattattcgacATAATTATTAGGGACAAGGCGATCCGTAACACCGATTTTTAGTTAGCACTTATTgttataagaaattaatttaaaaatacagaacTTTTCTAATTTCTTCACAAAAAGTCCGACTTTCTATTTGTGGGTCACACATCATAAATATAACACAGAATTGACAGTAACTCACCAGGTATCTATATATGACGAAGGGGACATACTCCAACATGACAAACACATCAGCGACGGCCAGCCATTTCAGCAGTCGGTTGATGGGAGCCGCCGCCATGTCCTTTCTGGTGAGGACTGCTACGTTCATGGTGTTCGCTATCACTCCAATAGTACAGACCTACAACCAAAGGGAGAATTGAGACAggcttttttttatactagaaAGTATATAACCACCTCTGTTATTGCCGGTTCTCTATAGGTTATATAGGTTCTTTTTTACCTataagtcccactgctgggctaAGGTCTCCCCTAAAATATTTCAAGCCGTTCTATGCGATGCCAAATCCAACCATTTCTTAATAAAGATGTCCCGACCAGttcaattttagttatttagtataaaataatttatttagataaagatATATTCAAAAAGCTTtccattatattattgtataaggttcttgctaatttatttaatagtttgAAATATCGTTATGTAAggtattttaacataaaaacgCACTGGAGCGCTGGAACATTATtctgttaatttaatataaccaATAATTTCGTAGAATCAATAAATGTCATAAACGCGAAATGCATAAGTAGGAAAATTTTTTCAGACATTGGTCTGAAAAGCTCATATTTTTCTCAGAGTCAAAGACCTTAAACGACAAAGACTATAACGACCGATGCCTTATTCAGAAATGGTCAGTGCATAGTCTGCGTTGTTGAACTTTATGAGTCATATCAGTAGGCCTATAAAAAACCCGGAATAAACCCGATCAGTATGAAAAAATAGCCTtagcaatataaaaataggttaTCGCCATCCGCGTCAAATACAAATGGTTTTGACGACCGATGCGAAAACAATGCCCGGTAACCTTGGTcctttacaataaatacacaacAGAAGGAGAATACTCgcggatattttttaattcttattttgatTCCAAACATGtaagggaccaacactgtttaaatgaacttctatcggcatttcttctcagcagtggtcgtttcaaaatgtcagtagttagtagctttttgagaaatttctagatataatataaagtgttACTTTCTAAATAAGAAAGATtactttctgaataaataattttaattcaataagtTTGTACTACTGGAATGCAATCTTTTTGTGGCTGAGATGATGATACAATTTGGATGTCAGATGTTTCCCATGTGATAAGATGTATCTATCGTAATCTAACAACACCAGGAAAGTGATAGCAGCTCCCAATTGTGCTAATGTCTTTACCTGGAATGCATTTGGATCTCAATTATGTCATTTATCTACCGTTTCAGTTACAAAACTCTTTAAAACCTGTTGTTTTGTTAGAATCTCACTCGCAGACTGTAAATCTAATAGACTCTGATGGCAGAATGATGATGTAAATGGAAAtcacaatatatgtatatagtaaacaatacaacaataaaCAATAGCATAGAACACCATTTAAGAATTAAAaccttaattatttaatttttataaaagtcatatattataacaattgtttattcaGCCAGCCATGGTTTAGGAGACAAAACAAAACTgtgagataaatatattacattgttACTCTATATTATGTGCAAATTCATTCTTATTTCTAGGTCCTCCATATTTTACGTGTAGACCCTCCGGCAGGGCCGTTACATGCGATAAGTACTCACGAGGAAAACGTGAATGGCGAGTTTCCATAACAACTCAAGTGTGTATTGTTCTCAGATGTATTATAAATtggaaataactatatttgtcATCAAAAGTTCGTGgctttttttgagaaattatacGCTCCGTAAACTTCATTCCCTAATTAGTTCACAAAATTTTAGCAATCTTGAAAACCTTGTACTAGTGTATACAACAGACATACCTAaccataagtatttttaataataatacaaactaAATTAGTTTTGTACTGGTGTAGcgttttgtttaataaagtGTCTTTTGATGAcaagacataaataaattaaataaaaagcttattaatttaaaatctcaaAATCAGTTTGGCCTTGACAGATCAATTGATCCTGAAGTTTTTAGAAGAAACTAGTATGTTCTGAACTTATCTCGTGCGTAAATAATAGTACAAGCATGTAGCCAGATATGCCAATAATGAAATCTGTCGgtaacatatattaaaatgcaaaagtatTCACTCGGTTaacaacagaaaaaaatcatattttttcctttcatgtTTTCGCAGATAATATTcctatttatacataaacgaaaatatatatatcccgTAGGTTGAAAATTAACGTATTATACAAAAcagtctatttatataatggaaGCGTAGTAGCTAGctaatcgataaaaatatattatgactagctttgaatttcagttcttaaaaggaatcgaggtaaatttcagttattcttttgtcgcgtattctaagactggtaaaatttatttattgctatgaTTCAAATTTGTTTCCTGCAAATTGTCCCATGTCGTTTCTCGCAACGTGCCccatcccatttcccgctacgagtcccactcccgcttcccGTAACGCATGCCAAACATTTCATGGAcctcttttaaaaaataataaagtttcgcTTAAATTCACTTAATCTCGCTTCAAAAATTAGGAAGTTTCAATcgatgtatatatatagttagtaaaatataaaaaagattttgaaaatttcgcCCCCGAGAAGGTATCAGGGCTtgcaaatttatatgaaacttcctaattttttaagaatatatatatatatatataaaatctagtttggatgacaatgctttgattaaaaaaaaatattatgataagcatgacctgatggtgcacccagaaaCGGCCtcagacgtgggaactcctcaacggtttactgcacggacatgattatATTGTCAAACATTGAATGAAAttgtttaactttaaataatttgttgccATAAATATACGTCTAGTTTTGGTTCGTATTCTATTTTCGTTCCCTAATTCCCATGTCGACCCGTGTTACAGGACAATGCgacacacacaaacacataAGCTTTAAACATGGCTCGAGAACTTTCAAAGACAACATCAATAAACAAAGCAACGCCCCCCCAAACAccaattaacaatataaaaaatcacccAACTCGcaaaaggtaaatattttctggcaaatatgaaaatttatttcccAAATTTTCCGTTATAGCCTATAAATATAGACTATTATCGCGGCGAATGTATTGGACCAGTTCTAATAGtcttatttatagaaatggAACCATAAAGTCAAACGcagaatgttttattattctaatagCTGATTGGAATTTCCCTGAGCCGATACCAAtccaaaatatactttttggCACATACGAATACATCTATCTATTGTATGTACGACAGAAATTTGCTTTGAAACCGTTACTGAAAAGGGACTGGAATCTGTAACCGATACTGGAATCTGGGCCTACATTCCTAGAATTTTTTCCCCCCCCAAACTTACAAACCATTAGacagattttatatatatagcactagctgcgccccgggcttCTTTCGCGTGCTATGTAATCGTACATTATATATCATGCATAATTAAGATGAATCAACTTACTTTCCACAAATCCACATCCCTAAAAACGTCCGAACGAACGTGCCCGGAAATCTAAACACATAAGTTGACCCCTGTGTATTTAGCATAAGGCACTTGATATATGGAAATATTGCCATCCAAGCGGCCTGGCCCATCacgatttttgaaaaatgaccGTCGAATGCTCGGTTCTTTGATAAATCGTTTTCAATTAAACTTGAATAGGCGCCAGGAATGAATAATGGCATAAAGGCAGGAATGCCTACTATcctaatactaaaataaatgcagCAGTAGTAAACTTTTGAACTCAAAACTTCTGAAATGATTTGGCTAAAATTTATTGGAAGGGATAGCAAAAACCTTTTAAACacgataaattaatattcctTCGAAGTCGCTTGCAGAATCCAGGTAAATTCAGAGAGCTTATTTAATAGAACAGCAGTTAGAAGCTAGGGGCAATCAATTTTGTTAGTCTACTTTTACTCCATTGTAATTCCAGATAGAGGGTTTGTGTCCAATCCAGTTAACGTTTGGTTTGCGGAATTacttaattcatttaatatttgtattgttagaGGAAGACCATGAACAAGATGGAGCGACGATCTGAGGGCATTCAGAATGAACTGGTGAGAGTTTGCGCaagatagaaaaaaatggaTGGTGATGGGGGAGGCCTtagcccagcagtgggataataaggattaacaaaaaaaatgtttcttccCGATATGCGGAAATGGTGAAGTGAACCTCAAACTACTTACGTACGGGTATTTTGGAATGCCATACAAGTATAATACTGGTGGAGTTTAATTTCGGATAATATTCACAACTTTACGGTCGGGGGGAACATAGTCACATAGTTCGCAAGAATAGGGTGACTACCGGCTCTCGGCTCTACAAATTGAATTACCAGTGGCTTCATATATTGATATAGACAATCTACATTGCTTTCATCTATACATCTTACCTCTATACTCAACACtgctttaatatataaatggactttatattataaatgggacAATCTGTCATGCTTTCACGGCCAAACTGCTGCTGGGccgataaaatttgaaataggcttattattatactcttttactttttgtacAAATGTGCTAATATCTGTAAATAGCAAATCaacaaaatactaatatatttcCATAACTCATGAAAAAGGTACAGGGCCCTGACATTCACCCCAATGCTAAGAGCCGCGCGGCACAGTTAGACATATCTAAGTACCTGCTAAGTGCCACTACTGCGCAAAAGTCTAATTTTTTCCACACAttccttttatataaaattgtataattatttctcttggtaggtaatatgtataaacatagactgtttataaatttgtgtttgATTTCTTTTTGACCGAAAGGTTTTCCGTTTTTCTTGTTCATCATTTCATTGACTGAACAAAATTGGCGCAGTAAAGTGTGAGAAATTTTCACACTCGCTGCACAGttattggtaaatatttttcatttaagtaATCGCCTTCCATAACCTCGAGAACAAAAGCCCTTAGTacatactagcggcccgtcccggcttcgctcgggtagcCTTTGTTACTTCTAAAGTTTTCGTCTATCTATGTACcaagtttcatgaaaattggtttAGTTTTTCGTACCTCGCGTATACCTCGTATATTCGTAGTATGGGTACTGTACTTCTATGGTCCTCGTGCTAATGCTGTACAACATTATAACAGCGTATACAATTTGTGATGCTACTTATTGTTAACTATTTCCCTTTTGTTAgcaatataatatcattttcatcaataggCTTTTAGGTACACTTAGGAACACGAGACGGAATATTCAAGACACGCACATGATGCATGACGGTGGGTATTGTTCCTACGCAAGATTCTCGGAAGTTAGTAATCAGTAAACAGTAACAAATGAAAGGAACCTCTCCCTAAAAACTGAATAATTCCGCTGCAAAGTCATCTCAATAGAAACCTTGTTCAGTCGATTGCAAATTAAGTCTATCTCACTGAACCAATGAACCGTCATActtgtttgttaaaatttcatctGACACCAATCTATTTTTAGGTGATTCATATTTTACTTGTTACTATATATACGAATTAAGTAAAAAAGCTTCAAAGAAaatctaatataaattaattggcAATTAAATTTCTTGGAGATTGCAACTCTGAAATTTCTTGaggatatataggtatatatcgTGTtccaatttacattttaaatctttattattggCGGACTTCTTATTTACAGAATGAAAAACTTGTTTGTAtacttgcacactggttgcttaataacttgtatgtgaaatggtgTAGGCAAAATGGCAAACTACTTCATTAATAGTACCAAGTAAGTTATGATTaagtgtgtttcattccaagtaatgaccacgaccctcagccataatACGGTTATGAAGATATACCAGGAATAAACCGAACCTTCACAATTCATTTAATCcttactaacattataaaaaggaaaaaattgtatttttgcttttttttttgtttataatgaataaactcaaaaactattaggctaattttgatgaaatttaacacAGATAATCAGATGATCGAAACTTTTAGGAGTGACATGAgcttatactttttattatgattttacccgagcgaagccggggcgagacTGAGAATGTAAAAAGCATAAAAAccattatatacctacatcaaTCATGTATGCCATTCGTCTTGCCGTAGTTGTAGGGTTATTGACAGGGCTGAAATGTATGGCTCATTGCTCAGCGGACAAATGTCTGTTTCGGTGCAAGTGCATTTTGTATGAGAGACAGCGTAATCTGTGACGTCACTGTACGATCATTACTAATGCAGTTTGAAATGAACATGTCATGTGTGTAACAGGAGTTGGCAAGGGCGATTGAGCGGTCGTAAACATTCATAAGATATATATCCGAAAGGAAATAAATTTctggtaaaattataaattaataatttcgaaGGGTACAACAGGCAAAATTAGTCGATCACTTCATACCTCTACATAGTCATTTACATACAGTACAGaacattcacatttattaaatgtgaGATAGGCCTTTCAAATTGCTTTTCTTCCTCTTCCTATATGACTTATTTCTCATGGATGAGGATCACGGTCATTATGTAGAACACTTACAGTGACTTCCCGTTGATTGAtattgccttctccgtttcacCTACTAGCTGATAAATAATCAACTAGAATGCAGGTTTCTCgtgatattttccttcaccggacgTAAGTGGAGGTCCAgtaaactactatacatgagtcagattggtaaatAAACTCAATTGTACTCTAACTGACGAGTAGGATTTAAACCTGGGACTGTTTTTGATTCAAAACCAAAAACTTTAGACAAATGGAAACGGTAAATCTGAAAGTAAAAATTCATGACGTCACACGTAGTAAGCAGGGAAAACTTTGCTCAACTGCTCCGTTTACTACCACGTTTACGAGGATAGTTTCTTAACAACACTGCACATATTGAACATTTTACGACATGCGACTGCtgaatttattctttttgaaataagattcggtttgtttttatgtaaaaaaaatactttagtaAAAATACGCATTTTCCAGTTACAACTAATTTATCATTGTTGAGAAAATCTCATTCGACTGCGACATCTAACTTACTTTGTATTTAATCAAGCGCGTATTGTTGACATCAAATATAGCCTTTTATTGGGGTTCTTCCTTAGAAGAATTATTAGGTAAAAAATTCCAAGAACAAAAATCAAGCTCCACACCAGCATTTGCCTTCACCAACATTTTAGTTACTAACTAATTAGTGGCACGGGGAAGttataaactattttcaacATTTCTTCATTCGCCCGTGCAACttcttttgttataataattttgaactttaGTGTTTTCTAAATGCGCCAAttcattttcttataataaataatttaattttatgtgcaTGCACCTAGTTTATTCTCAAAATGTATTCTTCTCTTAgtaattatactatatatataacgatatatagtataattactatataacGATACTTATTAAAGTATCGTTGTGtctgatattaaaatacagattttttaagaTTAGATAGGTAAGAtaggtttaaatttaatttcagattAATTTGTGTCACTTTAGATTATGtgacaaaaatcaaatatcttataacaatttttttttacagcgGCAGCAGTAAATCTAGGGAAATTCTGAAAACGGATTCAGAATTTTCCCGTACAAGTTGCTCAATTTATAGATGCAGCTCGAATGCACGCCTCGTCGACCGCCCATGCAGTGCACTGACACGGACGGTATGCATTCTGTATGCAATTCTACAGACGCGATTTGCGACATCATTGTCTACGTCTTATGCctgtttaataacaaattaataatttcatgaCATCACGTTCTCATAATTTCGAGCATAAGTTATCGatctcaaaaataataaactacacgaagaagaataaataattgtgaaGACTTTATATTGAAAAGCCATATTAAAGTCAGTTCATTCATTTGAAAGTTGCCATGCTACACACAGATATAtcgaaatgaatatattacacTAATAACATCCCTCGTTTCCGCAACGTAGACATATTCACACAGACGATTGGTTTGACGCAGACATACCAAGGGAGTCGGTGATTGCTAATATGTAAGTCTGTGGCTACAATCTTCGATTATACTATCAATCAATGTTATTTCAAACGTTGATCTTCAAACGATGCTTGCTGCCGGATTCTCGATCCATCATCAacatcaatatattttcagcaatggaaaaataaataatcgtaCTCACGCATGAACATTAGCACTATCTAATCTCGGGTATTATGGGAACAGAGAATTTATTCTAtgaaactgtattttttttccactAATTACACTTGATTACCAACGGATTAGACAGAGCTTCGGGAtgtttaatgaaatgaaaagaaagaaaaactattttagatTGTCGAAACCGTCGAAGCATTGGATTCGAATATTTAGattcgaaaataaatgaactaaGCTGCGCCTCGAAGGCATCTCTTTGGCGGCAATTTTGGAGTAACGTTCCCCTAAATTATACTAAACTTTCTGGTAAGCTTTTCAATACTACAACTAAGCTTGAAACCTAATTTTCTATGGGGTTGTAATATACAtccaaatgtattttttacaaataaaaacaaatagctTCTGGGACCGGAAAACATAtgacataaaacaaattgaaactTCTGATACCTATACCATGTTTGTTTCACACCGCTCTCTGTGGAGTGCAGGAATCTGACGGATCGAGGAAGAAAAACATCAATGCTCATGATGGTTGCCAATCTTTTTATGAAGGTCCAGTTGTTATTATTTGctttactttttacaatatttcattcaaatgtCCAACATAAAAAGTATGAGATAAACGTGTTGTTACTCGTATGCACACTGTCATAATTCGTGCAGGTGAACGAAACTCAACATGTATTTTGGCGTGATGGAAATGGATGTTCACTTCCAGTactatttttagtatttgtgtcatttatatgaaaattatttttctaggaATCATTTTTGAACAAAGGTTACAATTACAACGAGCTCTAGGGTCTACCCGAATTCTATATAAGTGTTTGTGGATGATCGTTACTCAACCATGCCTCAAAGTTATGGGGATTGAGTAAAACCTGAAGTAAACTAATTTTGTCTTCAATTTCCCAAGGGAGTAGAACTCTGCCTAGTGGTAACATAAAGAAACTACTACattacgaaaaatatattctgcGGGTGGAGGCTATTACAACTTTTGTGAATAACGTAGGCTTATATTACCGATTATGTATTCGGTGGTCCAGTTATCGGGTAAATTAAGCAGCTTATCGCCGTGATACGTGCTCGTAATTATCGATCCGATCATTGATATCGGTACTTACATGTGATGTCcagtatatttacttatacgTGTGTTTTCGATCCAATTTGATGACCCACCAAACTCTTTCGGTTTCGCGCCCACTTAACcagtatttaaaaactaatttatatacctatatataacttaaatGTGATGGGGCTTAACTTCAGGGAACATTTTTGAGACAAAATTCTTAACTTTAAACATtagattgattttgataagATTCTAggaatttaacatattttcttaatacattgttaatgtttttaacaattaactAGTAATTGTAAACTAAATTGTTGGCTGTGAAACTGttaaccaaaatattttttaaagctaGATTGGGATTTACGGCTTTTTTTAATAGACTGGGGAAATAATAGGTAGTGTTGTGAGTTGAGCGGGTGCGAGGCCTATCGCTCCGGGGTCTGCGGATTGTTCGAATCGATTACACAGATAAACACTATCcaaaatgcaatattaaagtttaattagtATCGTATTGCTgcgtatttaaaaattgagaTAGCAATGAAAATAGATTACGTAGACATATGATATTTCATTGtggaattgtattttttaaagacaaaTTAACGTTTTTGATAGTAATTAAACCAAATAGTAATAGTTTAtggtttttataaacattttttcattcattctgattattttatatatttactaat
This genomic interval from Plodia interpunctella isolate USDA-ARS_2022_Savannah chromosome 18, ilPloInte3.2, whole genome shotgun sequence contains the following:
- the LOC128677774 gene encoding G-protein coupled receptor dmsr-1-like isoform X1, translated to MSNKSQTLLDIFQEILAGSGNSNDSSFNETQILSVLREQASKGVGSENFEATLVKMMKDARSRLNLTLKPDTCGYCEGDFRDIIMAYNGIHGYVSLLVCTIGVIANTMNVAVLTRKDMAAAPINRLLKWLAVADVFVMLEYVPFVIYRYLVLPGKWDFPYSWAMYLLFHMHFAQILHTASICLTLSLAIWRYIAIKYSDRSHVLCTERRCSMAILASFILPPILCTPTFMVFDIHTKNVTDVDGNPDIAYHVDSDYQGTLYQANFWVHAVVIKLLPCSILTVISIWLIRALYSANRHQKNLRNYSACPAAEKMVKRQNKADKRTDRTTKMLLAVLLLFLVTELPQGILGLMSGLLGWCFFKRCYDLFGELMDFLALLNGAINFILYCSMSRQFRQTFRQMLLQPPLARFMPPTMSHSDSHNQNTYVLLIQSKDISTLRASPPPPPEQSCDL
- the LOC128677774 gene encoding G-protein coupled receptor dmsr-1-like isoform X3, encoding MSNKSQTLLDIFQEILAGSGNSNDSSFNETQILSVLREQASKGVGSENFEATLVKMMKDARSRLNLTLKPDTCGYCEGDFRDIIMAYNGIHGYVSLLVCTIGVIANTMNVAVLTRKDMAAAPINRLLKWLAVADVFVMLEYVPFVIYRYLVLPGKWDFPYSWAMYLLFHMHFAQILHTASICLTLSLAIWRYIAIKYSDRSHVLCTERRCSMAILASFILPPILCTPTFMVFDIHTKNVTDVDGNPDIAYHVDSDYQGTLYQANFWVHAVVIKLLPCSILTVISIWLIRALYSANRHQKNLRNYSACPAAEKMVKRQNKADKRTDRTTKMLLAVLLLFLVTELPQGILGLMSGLLGWCFFKRCYDLFGELMDFLALLNGAINFILYCSMSRQFRQTFRQMLLQPPLARFMPPTMSHSDSHNQNTAKTSVP
- the LOC128677774 gene encoding G-protein coupled receptor dmsr-1-like isoform X2 codes for the protein MSNKSQTLLDIFQEILAGSGNSNDSSFNETQILSVLREQASKGVGSENFEATLVKMMKDARSRLNLTLKPDTCGYCEGDFRDIIMAYNGIHGYVSLLVCTIGVIANTMNVAVLTRKDMAAAPINRLLKWLAVADVFVMLEYVPFVIYRYLVLPGKWDFPYSWAMYLLFHMHFAQILHTASICLTLSLAIWRYIAIKYSDRSHVLCTERRCSMAILASFILPPILCTPTFMVFDIHTKNVTDVDGNPDIAYHVDSDYQGTLYQANFWVHAVVIKLLPCSILTVISIWLIRALYSANRHQKNLRNYSACPAAEKMVKRQNKADKRTDRTTKMLLAVLLLFLVTELPQGILGLMSGLLGWCFFKRCYDLFGELMDFLALLNGAINFILYCSMSRQFRQTFRQMLLQPPLARFMPPTMSHSDSHNQNTCTEKVKR